The Longimicrobium sp. genomic sequence GGACGAAACCGTACGCTGCGTATGACGCGAAGGCTGGCCTCGTTGAACCCTGGATTGGTGGATGACGTGATCACCACCTGCTCCGGGACGCCCTCGGTGCTCACCCGCATGCGAACGACGACGGTCCCGCGTGCCTCACCCGCCTTGAGCCTCTCCGGATATTCGCGGTTCATCGCGATCCTGAGCGATTGCTCGTTGAGCAGTGTGGGCATCCGCGCGACGACGTCGTCCTTCGGAGCAGGCGGGGCGTCGACCTCGGGCGCCTGCGGGGCCGGCGCGGGCACCTGCCATTGGATCGGGAGCTCCACCCGTACGTTCACGGGCCGGCCATCCACCTCCGCGGGCGCAAATCGCAGCACGGAGAGCGCCGCCAGCGCCGGCGCATGGAGCGCGCTGTCGGTGCTGGCGATGATGTTGAACTCCCTCCCGGTGCCATCCACGTCCACGATGAAGCGCACGTGCACCGACGGAGCGACGCCGGCAGCCGGGGTGCCCCCCGGATACGACGCAGCCAGGGCGGCGGTGAACTCGTCCACGTTCAGGGGCCGCGGCAGCACGGTCACGGACTGTGCTTCGTAGACGGTGTCGGCGGGCACCGCCGGTGTGCCCTGTCCAAACGCGGGCAGCGACGCGAAACCGAGCAGGGCGCCGACGACCGGGACCTTGATGTTCATCGTGAGTGCTTGCGGAGAGTGGGAGGGGCGGATGATCGAAGATATCACGCGCCACGCGTTCCATACAGCCAAGGTGCGTCCCACGGGCAGCGGAGCAGGATCGCACCGCTCGCAACCGGACTTTCTTGCTGTCCGGAGTGCGGGAGCGTACGATGGGGAGCCCCCCGCCTGACCAGCGTGTGCGCGCACGTCGATCCGCCTATGCACCTCCCACCTCCAATTCGCCGGTGCCTGACGACGATTTGACCATCTTCCCCGTCGAGAGAGGCGCGGACGACGAATCCCGCATCGGCAAGCTGACCGGCGCGGCGGCAGGGGTTTCCCGGCGGCTCGCGCAAGAGGCCGAGCGAGCGGCGAACGTCGGGCGGGGCGTCGCGAGCGGGATCGGGCAGCGGGCGCAGCGGGTGTGGGTTCCCGAAGATCCGGACGTGATCCTCGCCTCGCCCGCGTTCTCGCCGTTTCCGGCGAGCGGCCCGGCCGTCGAGATGCTGAGCATCGCGTGGCAGGCAGATGCGCTGCTCGGGCTGTCCGCGCTCGGCGTAACCGTGTGCGAGCGCGAGATCATCACCGTCACCCGGTCCGTGTTCCACGACGGCCTGCGTCACCAGGAACTCAGCCGGCGGCTGTTCGGCGCGGACTATGACGCGATCCACCGCTGGATGGACACCGTGCCGGGCAGCGGCATCCGGGGCGGCGGCATCGTGCACCGGCTGCAGCACGGGCACGACCTCGCGGCAGTGCAGCAGGTGTACGACCAACACGGGCTTACCGGGGCGCTGGTGTGGATGCAGCACGTGGGGCAGGACCTGGCCACGCCCACGGGCATTCCCATCCCCATCGGCGGGCCGAGCCTGAGCTCGTGGCTGGTGGAGACGGGCCGTGCCAGCTCGGGGAAGGCGGCGCTGATGCTGTCGTTCAACGCGGCGGAACTCGCGGCGACGGTGCTCGGCGGCGCGTTTGCGCTGCGCCTGGCGACCCTGGCCGCGGAGGTCCGGCGCAAGTGGCAGGTCGCCCGCCGGTGTGCCGCCGCGAGCGATGCATGGGCGCGCGGCGACCTGGACGCGGTGGTGGCGCACTACAGCGAAGCACGTGCGCTCTCCAACGACGATCCCACGATCCTCATGGCGCTGGGCTGGGCCTACGCGCAGATGGGCCGCCCCGCCGCCGAATCGTTCCTGGCGTTCCGGGCCGCGGCGATGGGGCTGGCGAAAGAGGACCAGGTGGCGGTGGTGGATGGGGCGACGCTGAGCCTGCGCGGGCTGGCCTACATGCTCGCCCTTTCGCAATCCGTGCAGGTGCTGGAGGAAACCGACCTGCGAGGCGCGTGGCGCTCCGAGCTGGACCGCATGCTGCGCGGCGCCATCACCGCCTTCGAGCAGACGGCGCTCACTCTTGCGGATGGGCCGAGCGTGCGCGTCCTCGATCGGGAGATGCCGCTATCCCGCGAGCGGCCGCTCTCCGCCGCGGCCAAC encodes the following:
- a CDS encoding TonB family protein gives rise to the protein MNIKVPVVGALLGFASLPAFGQGTPAVPADTVYEAQSVTVLPRPLNVDEFTAALAASYPGGTPAAGVAPSVHVRFIVDVDGTGREFNIIASTDSALHAPALAALSVLRFAPAEVDGRPVNVRVELPIQWQVPAPAPQAPEVDAPPAPKDDVVARMPTLLNEQSLRIAMNREYPERLKAGEARGTVVVRMRVSTEGVPEQVVITSSTNPGFNEASLRVIRSVRFRP